The following are from one region of the Quercus robur chromosome 1, dhQueRobu3.1, whole genome shotgun sequence genome:
- the LOC126688490 gene encoding GDSL esterase/lipase EXL3-like yields the protein MLHSNMKHFSSSTTLFFLSFVFAMLCTSKAVIQIPRNETIPAVIIFGDSVVDTGTNNDIITTVKCNFPPYGRDFRGGIPTGRFSNGKVLSDFLVDELGIKELQPAYRDPTLQPKDLLSGVSFASGGTGYDPLTSKIASVISLSEQLQDFEQYIGKLKGIVGEERTNFILAKSVVFVVAGNNDIANAYYLSGIRKAEYDVPSYTDLLLNLSSTFVKELYGVGARRICVLSLPPLGCLPSQRTLVGGSEEECAKEPNQASQVYNDKLSRELGYLNNNLPNAKVVYIDFYNPLLDIITNPEKYGFEVANKGCCGTGSVEVAILCNQLTPFTCTDDSKYVFFDSYHPTEKTYQIIVDGILKKYINSIV from the exons ATGCTTCACTCAAATATGAAACATTTTTCTTCATCAACcacattgttttttctttcttttgtttttgctatGTTGTGCACCTCAAAAGCTGTCATTCAGATACCAAGAAACGAGACAATTCCAGCGGTCATTATATTTGGAGATTCCGTTGTTGATACGGGCACCAACAACGATATCATAACAACAGTAAAGTGCAATTTTCCTCCATATGGGAGGGATTTCAGGGGAGGAATACCAACTGGACGATTTTCAAATGGAAAGGTCCTTTCAGATTTCCTAG tgGACGAATTAGGAATTAAAGAGCTCCAACCAGCATATAGGGATCCAACTTTGCAACCCAAAGATCTCTTATCAGGTGTAAGCTTTGCCTCAGGTGGCACAGGATATGATCCTTTAACATCTAAAATAGCG TCAGTCATTTCACTATCTGAGCAATTACAAGACTTCGAGCAATACATAGGAAAGTTGAAAGGAATTGTTGGCGAAGAAAGAACAAACTTCATATTAGCCAAAAGTGTAGTCTTTGTGGTTGCTGGTAATAATGACATTGCCAATGCCTATTATCTTTCTGGAATTAGGAAAGCCGAATATGATGTTCCTTCTTACACTGATCTTTTGCTCAATTTGTCTTCTACTTTCGTCAAG GAACTATATGGAGTAGGAGCACGGAGGATTTGTGTTTTAAGCTTACCACCACTAGGATGTTTGCCATCACAACGAACTTTGGTTGGAGGCTCAGAAGAAGAGTGTGCAAAAGAGCCGAATCAAGCATCACAAGTGTACAATGATAAACTTTCCAGGGAGCTGGGTTACCTTAACAACAATCTGCCTAACGCAAAGGTGGTCTATATTGATTTCTACAACCCTCTACTTGATATCATAACAAATCCAGAGAAATATG GCTTTGAGGTTGCAAATAAAGGTTGCTGTGGCACAGGATCTGTAGAGGTAGCAATACTGTGCAACCAATTAACCCCTTTCACTTGTACAGATGACTCCAAGTATGTGTTTTTTGATAGTTATCATCCTACAGAAAAAACATACCAGATTATTGTCGATGGaatccttaaaaaatatatcaacagCATCGTTTGA